The Natrarchaeobius halalkaliphilus genomic sequence GATTCGTCCGCAAGCGTTCGAATCGTCATGAAGCGACGTGGACGCCGACGACACAAATACGTTGTCGGGGTGTGGCAGTCGTTCGCAAAAAGCGCAGTAGTGGCTACTGGGTTCGGTCCTGTTCTTCGCGGCGACCGACGAACGTCTGGTACTTCAGATCGTCGTCGCGCAGTTCCTCGAGAATGCGCTCGACGAGGATATCGTCGGGATCGTGCAGCCCGGAGACTCGCTCCGTGAGTTCCTCGAAGCTTTCGAAGGGTTTTCGCTTTCGTTCGTCGAGGATACCGTTTCGAAGCTTCTTGCCGATCCCGGGCAACAAATTCAGCTGGTGAAGGCGCAACGTAATCGGCTGAGCGTCGTTATAGAAGTCGACGAATCGTTCTTCGTCCTCCTCGACGATATCCTGGACGACGTACTCGAGTTCCGTCTGTGCTCCGGAGGACAGGTCGTCGTACTCGACTCGGTGTGACTCGGTGACGATGTCGCGCTCGTCGGCCGGCTCGACGACGACTTCGCTACCGATCGTGAGGCGTTCGTCCTCGTCGAAGGCGACCTGATAGAGCTGAAAGTCGTCGATACCGAGAGCGTACCCTGCCGGGGACTTTTCGTACTGCGGTCGTCCGTCGTCCGACAGACCATGTGCAAGGTAATCCAATACGACCGCGCGCCGAACGTCCATCCCGTCGCTGTCGGCTTCGCTCATTGTCAGCCGATACGGCGACGGCACACTTAAAGAGTTGGCTCGATTTCAGGCGTACCGCGCGACGGCGTTGAGTATGTCGTCGAGTTCGTCCCCCGACAGCGAGTACCGCTGCTGTGCGTAGACCGATCGAAGCTCGTCTCGGTTTCTCGGGAGCAGGTTCGCGATCTTGTAGGCGGTCGGCTCGTCGACTTTCTCGAGTTCGCGGAGGTCCTCGACGAGCTGTTGGGCCTCCTCGGGCTCGAGATGGGTGAACCGGTTGACGTGCTCGATCGCTCGTGCAAGCTCGTAGGGGAGCTCGCGGTCCTCGTCCAGTGCGCGCTCGGATTCGATGTCGGCGAGAAGTTCCTTCGTTTCCGACACCGTAAGGAACTCCTCGTCGACGATCTCTTTGAAGATCGTCATTCAGTATACTCTCCGTCTCAGACGCGGTCTTCCGACCGGTCCTGTGCGCGCAGGTGGGCTGCTGTGACGATCAGGGTCTTTTCCTTACCGCCGTCGGTGATCTGAACCTTGAACGCGTTCCCCTGTTTGCCGACGACTTCGCCGGTCTGGCCGTCGAAGCGCGGGTGGTATCGGCCCTTGTGGACGCTCGGGTCGATCTTCAGGTGAACCATCTCACCGGTTTCGTACTGCTGAATCGCACGCTGTGGTGGGGACGTTCCCCGATCTCGAGGATCGTTCGATAGCTTGTTCCGCGTTCCCTGACGAGGGCCACTGGAGTTGGGCATAGTCGTACGACCCTCTTACTTGGTGATGGTTATAAAACGCACGTTCCGCGCTCGCCGGCCACGTTACTCTACGTCGGCCGGACGAACCGGTTCGTACTCCGGGAAAACGACTCCGACGGAACGGAATTCTCATCGGCCTCGAGCGATAACCCCTCACCAATGCGTCTCGAACTCCGCGTCTGTCAGCACTGTCTCGACGGCGACCACGCAGGCCATCACAAATCGACGTTGTTGCAGGACATGGTCAACTGCGCTGAGCGAATCGAGGAGTACAAACACGTTCTCGATCTCGATGCGGTCCACATTCGGACGGTTCGAGACGACGAGCCTGGCAAGCCGGAGGCGCTTCCCGTCGTCTCCGCGACGATCCAAAACGATCAGATCGTCCTGAACGATACGCAACTCGTCGCGGAAGGACAGGACGGACACATGCTCCTCTATGCCCATCCGGACGACATCCTGACGGTGCTCGCCGGCAACGTCGACGAGATCAGCAAGGCGGTCAACGAAGACGTGACCGTCGAGCTGTCGGATCCGGGCGCGAAGATCGTCTCTCAGGCGAATCTCGGGGCAAACCGCGACCGGTAGCGTCTCGAGGTTCCATCACTCACAGAGTTCGACGCGTCCCGTTCGACGTGTGTTCGAACGGTTCGAAATCGGCAGTCACTCTAGGGCGTCCGCTCCCGCGAGGCTCCAAATCGATAGCGCGAAAAACGAATCAGCGATGTAGCGTCGGCGCTAGATGCGGCCGACGTTCTCGACGCCGACACTTTCGACGCCGTCGACTTCGGTGAAGTTCTCTTCGACGGTCTCCGTTCCACCCGAGCCGTCCGGGACGATCACGGTGGGATAGAGCGCAACGAGGCCGAAAGCGACTTCTTCGCGTTCGACGCCGTTGATCTTTGCACCCTCGGGGAGAGAGCTCTCGAGACGCTCCTGGAGCACATCGAGGTCGATTTCGGGACTATTCGGCATTACCTTGATTTTGGCGGCTACTTTTCCCATCGTAGAGATCAGGGTCCGGTGAACCCACACTTGGAGCACTCGTAGAGGTTGCTTTGCTTTCGGCACTTGGCACAGCGGTATATCTGGGCACCACAGTCCGGGCACTTGAACGCGGCTGCGTTCGTCCCAGCGATGTTGATCCCACAGGAAACGCAGGACCGAATCTCGCGGTCGTCCGTCGTACTCATACCCACCTCTTCCCGCTCGCTGTTTTTAACCGTTGTCTTTCGGCGGTTCGGTGATGACCGTTCGGGGATCCGACGACCGGGATCGATGTGATCGGTAGCCGAGTCACTGGTAGGGGTATTTTCCGAGTCAGAGAACGCAGTTATAGTTCTTTATTAGCTGAGCAAATAATTCGAGTACGGCCTGCTGCCGGTGGTAGTGCCCGATCGCCGGACTGGCCGTGCCTCTGACACTTTCTCGGTTACAGCGCAGTCTCAACATTCAAAACCGACCGAGCCGTACACTCTGTGAATGCGCCTCGACGACTATATCGAGGAACTCGAACCCGACGAGGAGGCCGAGCGTCGCCGCCTCGCAAAGGAAAAATCCTACGCGATCACGGACCATCTCGAGGACGTCAGAACTCGATTCGACGACGCACTGAGCGGCGACACGCTCGTTGGCTCCACCGCGCCGTCGATCTTCGTCGGACGTTCGAACTACCCCGATATTCCCGTCGGGTTGCTCTCTCCGGTCGGGGACGAGGACGCTGCCGAGGAGTACGTCACCGACGGAAACTGGTACCGACAGGGGTACGCCATCGACGACGTGCTCCAGCGTCGAACCGGCCTCCTCAACTCGAGCAAGCGCGCGAACGTCGATTCACCCAGCATCGCGAGTCGGTTGACACCGTCCGTTCACGACGCGTGGGACGGGTTCGTCGGCGTTCAACGCGAGGTCGCGATCGCAGGACGGCCGGTCGACCTGGAGATCGGGCTCGACGGGACGCCGGATATCGGACTGGACGCGGGAGCCGACGTCGCGACGCCGCGCGGACCGCGCGCCAGTGCCAGAAACGCCGAACTCCGAGAGAACCCGTACGTTCCGACGCAGGTCAAAAAGACCCTTGAGGATGACGACTGGCAGGCACAGGGGGCGATGACCTACCTCTACCGGCGCGGCTTCGACGTCTACGAGATCAATTCGATCCTCTCTGCGGGCGCACTCGGC encodes the following:
- a CDS encoding DUF655 domain-containing protein produces the protein MSEADSDGMDVRRAVVLDYLAHGLSDDGRPQYEKSPAGYALGIDDFQLYQVAFDEDERLTIGSEVVVEPADERDIVTESHRVEYDDLSSGAQTELEYVVQDIVEEDEERFVDFYNDAQPITLRLHQLNLLPGIGKKLRNGILDERKRKPFESFEELTERVSGLHDPDDILVERILEELRDDDLKYQTFVGRREEQDRTQ
- a CDS encoding RNA polymerase Rpb4 family protein, producing MTIFKEIVDEEFLTVSETKELLADIESERALDEDRELPYELARAIEHVNRFTHLEPEEAQQLVEDLRELEKVDEPTAYKIANLLPRNRDELRSVYAQQRYSLSGDELDDILNAVARYA
- a CDS encoding 50S ribosomal protein L21e → MPNSSGPRQGTRNKLSNDPRDRGTSPPQRAIQQYETGEMVHLKIDPSVHKGRYHPRFDGQTGEVVGKQGNAFKVQITDGGKEKTLIVTAAHLRAQDRSEDRV
- a CDS encoding elongation factor 1-beta, with translation MGKVAAKIKVMPNSPEIDLDVLQERLESSLPEGAKINGVEREEVAFGLVALYPTVIVPDGSGGTETVEENFTEVDGVESVGVENVGRI
- a CDS encoding HVO_2753 family zinc finger protein; the protein is MSTTDDREIRSCVSCGINIAGTNAAAFKCPDCGAQIYRCAKCRKQSNLYECSKCGFTGP
- a CDS encoding Nre family DNA repair protein, translating into MRLDDYIEELEPDEEAERRRLAKEKSYAITDHLEDVRTRFDDALSGDTLVGSTAPSIFVGRSNYPDIPVGLLSPVGDEDAAEEYVTDGNWYRQGYAIDDVLQRRTGLLNSSKRANVDSPSIASRLTPSVHDAWDGFVGVQREVAIAGRPVDLEIGLDGTPDIGLDAGADVATPRGPRASARNAELRENPYVPTQVKKTLEDDDWQAQGAMTYLYRRGFDVYEINSILSAGALGEAKQRRLVPTRWSITAVDDTVGQFLRGRIRNEPSIDEVQVWANEYVGNRYWIVLAPGRWEFELVEMKAPGSIWNPDPHDEVWMASASEGYEGRSGYVEETAGAYYAARLGVLEHLESIGRQAKCLVLREVSDDYWAPVGVWQVRESVRNAFDGPPGGARGLTDGERSALAGEHGRAETFHDAVTAVATQLPVSFERLKRKSELAAGLQSSLDAFGRSS